A stretch of the Psychroserpens sp. Hel_I_66 genome encodes the following:
- a CDS encoding M14 family zinc carboxypeptidase: protein MQIEFLKSLFSSSKESSLFGRYIHYEHIEHLLKKLDKKCIVEKVGESVNRLPVHTVTFGSGEKKILMWSQMHGNESTTTKAIFDLLNLISEKNEISDTILKRCTVKIIPILNPDGAKAYTRLNANNVDLNRDAQDLTQPESLILRKVFDDFDPDFCFNLHGQRTIFSAGSSNNVATVSFLAPSQDKERSVTATRKKAMEIIGVMNKNLQQQIKNQVGIYDDGFNINCVGDTFQSANVPTILFEAGHFDNDYDRELVRFYIFQSLLVSINFIAKHDITGDAYGSYFEIPNNDKLFYDIIIRNSKRGDVAIQYLEKLVDESIKFVPKIEKISDLNLNFGHKEIDANGNEVFDDDNKLIMEGNEIDFVMINNEKFSLLL from the coding sequence ATGCAAATAGAATTTTTAAAATCGCTATTTAGTTCATCAAAAGAATCGTCACTTTTTGGGCGCTACATTCATTATGAACACATTGAGCATCTGCTTAAAAAATTAGATAAAAAATGCATTGTCGAGAAAGTTGGTGAGTCTGTAAATAGACTTCCGGTTCATACTGTCACTTTTGGTTCTGGTGAAAAGAAAATATTAATGTGGTCGCAAATGCATGGCAACGAAAGCACAACTACAAAAGCTATTTTTGACTTATTAAATCTCATTTCCGAAAAGAATGAAATATCAGATACAATTTTAAAGCGCTGTACAGTAAAAATTATTCCTATTCTAAATCCTGACGGAGCAAAAGCTTACACCCGATTGAATGCCAATAATGTGGATTTAAATAGAGATGCCCAGGATTTGACCCAGCCAGAAAGTTTGATTTTACGAAAGGTTTTTGATGATTTTGATCCTGATTTTTGTTTTAATCTTCACGGTCAGCGCACAATATTTAGCGCAGGTAGCTCAAATAACGTGGCTACGGTTTCTTTTTTGGCTCCTTCTCAGGATAAAGAGCGTTCTGTGACTGCAACACGAAAAAAAGCAATGGAGATTATTGGGGTAATGAATAAAAACCTACAGCAACAAATAAAAAATCAGGTCGGTATTTACGATGATGGTTTTAATATTAATTGTGTTGGTGATACATTTCAATCTGCAAATGTGCCAACAATTTTATTCGAGGCTGGTCACTTTGATAATGATTATGATAGGGAATTGGTGAGATTTTATATATTTCAGTCGTTATTGGTCTCGATTAATTTTATTGCAAAACATGATATTACGGGAGATGCTTATGGATCTTATTTTGAGATTCCGAATAACGACAAACTTTTTTATGATATCATAATAAGGAATTCAAAAAGAGGTGATGTTGCCATTCAATATTTAGAAAAGCTGGTGGACGAAAGCATAAAATTTGTACCTAAAATTGAAAAAATATCTGACTTAAATCTAAATTTTGGTCACAAAGAGATTGATGCTAATGGAAATGAGGTATTTGATGATGATAACAAATTGATAATGGAGGGGAACGAAATCGATTTCGTAATGATAAATAATGAAAAATTCTCATTATTATTATAA
- a CDS encoding helix-turn-helix domain-containing protein produces the protein MINNEQFTKRLQKVIDFYGESASSFAEKIGVQRSSISHILSGRNKPSLDFVLKVLSSFPEVELYWLMNGKGQFPSAKDEHKVEKFSEAKKIDNPKKEEVSNSHVSEEKKIERIVIFYTDGSFKNFEQ, from the coding sequence ATGATAAACAACGAGCAATTTACAAAACGACTTCAAAAAGTCATCGATTTTTATGGTGAATCAGCTTCTTCTTTTGCTGAAAAAATAGGTGTGCAGCGCTCAAGTATTTCACACATTTTATCGGGTAGAAATAAGCCAAGTCTAGATTTTGTTTTGAAAGTGCTTTCCTCCTTTCCCGAAGTAGAATTGTATTGGTTGATGAACGGAAAGGGACAATTTCCTTCTGCGAAGGATGAACATAAAGTTGAAAAATTTTCTGAAGCTAAAAAGATCGATAATCCAAAAAAGGAAGAGGTTTCGAATTCTCATGTTTCCGAAGAAAAAAAGATTGAGCGCATCGTGATTTTTTATACCGATGGTAGTTTTAAGAATTTTGAACAGTAA
- a CDS encoding TerC family protein produces the protein MLEFLLSGDAILALLTLTFLEIILGIDNIVFISIAANKLPENQRGKATNIGLLLAMVQRIILLFFVSFLVGLSKPFYSLETSWIELHISWQAIILFAGGLFLIYKSTSEIREKATHPNHDEDEMKGKKIKSLSNAIVQIVIIDFIFSIDSILTAVGMTNGLHPNHNYTLILMIIAVMISIGIMIGFANPIRKFINNNPSIQMLGLAFLILIGFMLITEAAHLSHTAFFGNKVGAIPKGYLYFAIAFSLFVEFLNYKISKKMK, from the coding sequence ATGTTAGAATTTTTATTATCGGGTGATGCTATTTTAGCTTTATTAACCTTAACTTTTTTAGAAATCATTCTAGGTATAGACAATATTGTTTTTATCTCTATTGCTGCAAACAAATTACCTGAAAACCAAAGGGGCAAAGCCACTAATATTGGATTGTTACTAGCCATGGTACAGCGTATTATCTTGCTGTTTTTTGTATCTTTTTTAGTGGGATTATCAAAACCATTTTACAGCTTGGAAACAAGCTGGATCGAACTTCATATTAGTTGGCAAGCAATCATTTTGTTTGCTGGTGGATTATTTTTAATATACAAAAGTACCTCTGAGATTAGAGAAAAGGCAACGCATCCAAATCATGATGAAGATGAAATGAAGGGAAAGAAAATCAAATCTCTTTCAAACGCAATTGTTCAAATTGTTATTATTGATTTTATTTTTTCAATAGATTCTATTCTTACTGCTGTTGGGATGACCAACGGATTGCATCCCAACCATAACTATACTTTGATTTTAATGATTATTGCAGTAATGATCTCTATAGGTATTATGATAGGTTTTGCTAACCCAATTCGTAAATTTATCAACAACAACCCTAGTATTCAAATGTTAGGACTAGCCTTTTTAATCTTAATTGGCTTTATGTTGATTACTGAAGCTGCTCACCTATCACATACCGCATTTTTTGGAAATAAAGTAGGTGCAATACCTAAAGGCTATCTTTATTTTGCAATTGCGTTCTCATTGTTTGTAGAGTTTCTTAATTATAAGATCAGTAAAAAAATGAAATGA
- a CDS encoding DUF3570 domain-containing protein: MKQISLLVIALLSIQFVIGQTQDSTQVYKKRVLESTEVDFLSSYYSQDGDNAAVSGGIGTEELTDVTATFIVSIPLNDDDILTIDAGVSAYTSASSSNVGPFDGSSPADPFVASSGASASDLWSNLTGSFSHSSDDRNDIWSAKVSVSAEYDYFSVGAGGSYTKLFNEKNTEISINGNIFIDTWNAIYPTELRPFEQGGAGLDSNLFSQYTITGNTNYNPNFTFFDNEGRNTYAIGFGFSQILSKKLQGSLALDLVQQEGLLSTPFQRVYFSDIADSFIEDFQLADDVERLQDTRFKIAVGGRLNYYINETFVVRTFYRYYTDDWGIKSHTASVEVPIKITDKFTLYPSYRFYNQTAADYFDVYEGHLSTEEFYTSDYDLSKYSANQFSFGASYTDIFTKFHIWKLGLKSIDLKYTLYDRDNTLSANIISAGFKFVMD, from the coding sequence TTGAAACAAATAAGTTTATTAGTTATCGCTTTATTATCCATACAGTTTGTTATCGGACAAACACAAGATTCTACTCAAGTTTATAAAAAAAGAGTTTTAGAATCAACAGAAGTTGACTTTTTATCGAGTTATTATTCCCAAGATGGTGATAATGCTGCTGTAAGTGGAGGTATAGGTACAGAAGAGTTAACAGATGTTACCGCAACATTTATTGTATCCATCCCCTTAAATGATGATGATATTTTGACGATTGATGCAGGAGTTTCAGCATACACCTCTGCATCGTCAAGTAATGTTGGCCCTTTTGATGGAAGCAGTCCTGCAGATCCTTTTGTTGCGAGTTCTGGAGCCTCAGCATCTGATTTATGGTCGAATTTAACAGGTTCTTTCAGTCATAGTTCCGATGATAGAAATGATATCTGGTCTGCAAAAGTTTCAGTCTCTGCGGAATATGATTATTTCTCGGTTGGAGCTGGTGGTAGTTATACCAAACTCTTCAATGAAAAGAATACCGAAATCAGCATTAATGGAAATATCTTTATTGATACTTGGAACGCTATTTATCCAACCGAATTAAGACCTTTTGAACAGGGAGGGGCAGGGTTAGATAGTAATTTGTTTTCTCAATACACGATTACTGGTAATACGAATTATAATCCTAATTTCACATTTTTTGATAATGAGGGAAGAAATACTTATGCCATAGGTTTTGGCTTTTCGCAAATTTTATCTAAAAAATTGCAAGGTTCATTGGCATTAGATTTAGTGCAGCAGGAGGGTTTGCTCTCAACTCCGTTTCAAAGAGTATATTTTAGTGATATTGCAGACTCGTTTATTGAGGATTTTCAGTTAGCAGATGATGTTGAGCGCTTACAAGATACAAGGTTTAAAATTGCTGTAGGTGGTCGATTAAATTATTACATAAATGAAACCTTTGTTGTAAGAACATTTTATCGCTATTATACAGATGATTGGGGAATTAAATCGCATACAGCAAGTGTAGAAGTGCCTATTAAAATTACAGATAAATTTACATTATATCCATCATATAGATTTTACAATCAAACAGCAGCAGATTATTTTGATGTGTACGAAGGTCATTTGTCTACAGAAGAGTTTTACACCTCAGATTATGATTTATCTAAGTATTCTGCGAATCAATTTAGCTTTGGGGCATCTTACACAGACATTTTTACAAAATTTCATATTTGGAAATTAGGACTTAAAAGCATCGACTTAAAATACACACTGTACGATAGGGATAACACTTTAAGTGCAAATATTATATCTGCAGGATTTAAGTTTGTAATGGATTAA
- a CDS encoding DUF4266 domain-containing protein translates to MIKQIIVLIMVLSLATSCVAVKEYEKVNLNDPDMVLADKKSDRNISTAHSYREAASGANGGKTGGGCGCN, encoded by the coding sequence ATGATCAAGCAAATAATAGTATTAATCATGGTTTTGTCATTGGCGACATCATGTGTAGCGGTGAAAGAGTACGAAAAAGTGAACTTAAATGATCCAGATATGGTGTTGGCAGATAAAAAATCTGACCGAAATATTTCAACTGCACACTCTTACAGAGAAGCAGCATCTGGAGCTAATGGAGGAAAAACTGGAGGTGGTTGCGGTTGCAACTAA
- a CDS encoding FAD:protein FMN transferase, producing MHLLVLLICAQVSAQITHKRTLKLMGSRFDITVVAKDTTQANVDIDIAVSEITRIEKLISSWDPNSQTSEINRNAGIKPVVVDKELFDLIARAISISKLTDGAFDISYASMDKIWKFDGSMKEMPSEETIKASVEKVGYQNIVLDVANSSVFLRKKEMKIGFGAIGKGYAADKAKSLLIEKGVVSGIINASGDMNTWGKQVNGEEWKVAITNPLNKNKAFALLPITNGAVVTSGNYEKQVTFNGIRYTHIIDPRTGYPSSGLISVTVFAPKAELADALATSVFVMGKEVGLNRINQLPNIECIIIDEKGDLFTSNNIEINKI from the coding sequence ATCCACTTGCTTGTTTTATTGATTTGTGCTCAAGTAAGTGCGCAAATTACCCATAAGCGAACTTTAAAACTTATGGGAAGTAGATTTGATATCACAGTTGTGGCAAAAGATACAACGCAAGCAAATGTAGATATTGATATAGCAGTTTCAGAAATTACAAGAATAGAAAAATTGATTTCTTCTTGGGACCCAAATTCACAGACTTCAGAAATCAATAGAAATGCTGGTATAAAGCCAGTGGTTGTTGATAAAGAGCTTTTTGATTTAATCGCTAGAGCGATTTCAATCTCTAAATTAACAGATGGTGCTTTTGATATTTCATACGCTTCAATGGATAAGATTTGGAAGTTTGATGGGAGTATGAAAGAGATGCCTTCCGAAGAAACCATAAAAGCTTCCGTAGAAAAAGTAGGCTATCAAAATATAGTGCTTGATGTTGCTAATTCTTCGGTTTTTCTTCGGAAAAAAGAAATGAAAATCGGTTTTGGAGCCATTGGTAAGGGTTATGCAGCAGATAAAGCTAAATCACTTTTAATCGAAAAAGGAGTCGTTTCAGGAATTATAAATGCTTCTGGCGATATGAATACCTGGGGAAAACAGGTTAATGGTGAAGAATGGAAAGTGGCAATTACCAATCCGTTAAACAAAAATAAAGCATTTGCATTGTTACCAATTACAAATGGAGCTGTTGTGACTTCTGGTAATTATGAAAAACAAGTCACTTTTAATGGTATAAGATATACACACATTATTGATCCCAGAACTGGTTATCCTTCTTCTGGGCTTATAAGTGTTACTGTTTTTGCTCCAAAAGCAGAACTGGCAGATGCTTTGGCAACATCTGTTTTTGTAATGGGCAAAGAGGTTGGCTTAAATAGAATTAATCAGTTACCAAATATAGAATGTATAATAATTGACGAAAAAGGAGATCTATTTACGTCTAACAATATTGAAATCAATAAAATATGA
- a CDS encoding thioredoxin family protein, giving the protein MKKGLLVLFLLISVTGFSQNWLTDFEMAKKNAKNDDLNIILVFQGSDWCAPCIKLDKEIWDTEEFKTYSKNHFVMLKADFPKRKKNALSVDQQAHNDKLAEAYNKNGYFPYVVVLDENGNVLGSTGYKKSSPKEYIKILESFK; this is encoded by the coding sequence ATGAAAAAAGGACTTCTTGTTTTGTTTTTATTAATTTCTGTAACAGGATTCTCTCAAAATTGGCTTACAGATTTCGAAATGGCAAAAAAAAATGCCAAAAATGATGATCTAAATATAATTTTAGTTTTTCAGGGATCAGACTGGTGCGCACCTTGCATCAAATTAGACAAAGAAATTTGGGATACTGAAGAGTTTAAAACATATTCCAAAAATCATTTTGTTATGCTTAAAGCAGATTTTCCGAAGAGAAAAAAAAATGCATTATCTGTTGATCAACAAGCACATAATGATAAATTGGCAGAGGCTTACAATAAAAACGGATATTTCCCTTACGTTGTTGTTTTAGATGAAAATGGAAACGTTTTGGGATCTACCGGTTATAAAAAATCATCTCCCAAAGAGTACATAAAAATATTAGAATCATTTAAATAA
- a CDS encoding DNA gyrase/topoisomerase IV subunit A — protein sequence MSEDKTDFIENQDEPQESITRVTGMYKDWFLDYASYVILERAVPAIEDGFKPVQRRIMHSMKDLDDGRYNKVANIVGHTMQYHPHGDASIADAMVQIGQKDLLIDTQGNWGNILTGDSAAASRYIEARISKFGLDVVYNPKITEWQASYDGRRKEPVNLPVMFPLLLAQGGEGIAVGLSTKILPHNFIELIDASVKHLNGKRFTIYPDFPTAGIADISNYNDGLRGGKVRVRAKISQLDKNTLVITEIPFGTNTSSLIDSILKANDKGKIKIKKIEDNTAADVEILVHLPGGISPDKTIDALYAFTNCESSISPLGCVIEDNKPLFVGVTEMLRRSTDHTVELLKSELEIKLGEFEEQWHFASLERIFIEKRIYRDIEEEETWDGVINAIDKGLQPHIKHLKREITVDDITRLTEIRIKRISKFDIDKAQQKIDALEDQIAEVKHHLANLIAYAIAYFQRLKKDYGAGRERKTELRAFEDVDATKVIIRNTKLYVNRAEGFIGTSLKRDEYVCDCSDIDDIIVFTNDGKMMVTKVDSKTFIGKDIIHVAVFKKKDKRTIYNMIYRDGSKGATYVKRFAVTSMTRDKEYDLTNGTKGSKLWYFSANPNGEAEVITIYLRQVGSIKKLKWDLDFAEVLIKGRTSKGNRVTKHPVKKIELKEKGVSTLKPRKIWFDDTVQRLNVDERGDLIGEFRGEDRLLIILQSGVVKTILPELTTHFDDDMIVLEKWIPKKPISVIYYNGEKEMYYVKRFLIDNEGKEELFISEHPDSQLEIVSTDWKPMAEIEYKKERGKDRKENETVNLEEFIAIKGITALGNQLTKDKINQVSLLDPLPHEEPEEVPAEEIEVVDETVEGETEDTEKSSISEVNKNKSTSSNNEDDDDLDIDDKGQVTLF from the coding sequence ATGAGTGAAGACAAAACGGATTTTATAGAAAATCAAGACGAACCGCAAGAAAGCATTACCAGAGTTACTGGTATGTATAAAGATTGGTTTCTTGATTACGCTTCTTATGTGATTTTAGAACGTGCAGTGCCAGCTATAGAAGACGGTTTTAAACCCGTACAACGACGTATCATGCATTCTATGAAAGATCTAGACGATGGTCGTTACAATAAAGTGGCGAACATTGTTGGTCATACGATGCAGTATCATCCGCATGGAGATGCAAGTATTGCAGATGCCATGGTACAAATTGGCCAAAAAGATTTGTTGATTGACACACAAGGTAACTGGGGAAATATTCTAACGGGAGATAGCGCAGCAGCATCGAGATATATCGAGGCTCGTATTTCTAAATTTGGTTTGGATGTGGTGTATAATCCCAAAATTACAGAGTGGCAAGCAAGTTATGATGGCAGGCGTAAAGAACCAGTAAATCTTCCTGTGATGTTTCCTTTGCTTTTGGCGCAAGGAGGAGAAGGAATTGCTGTAGGTTTGTCAACTAAAATACTACCTCATAATTTTATAGAGCTTATAGATGCCTCTGTAAAGCATCTCAACGGAAAACGTTTTACCATTTACCCCGATTTCCCGACAGCAGGTATTGCAGATATCTCTAATTATAATGACGGATTAAGAGGTGGAAAAGTAAGAGTTCGCGCCAAGATCTCACAATTAGATAAAAACACGCTAGTTATTACTGAAATTCCCTTCGGAACAAATACCTCTTCATTAATTGATTCTATCCTAAAAGCGAACGATAAAGGGAAAATTAAGATTAAAAAAATTGAAGATAACACTGCTGCAGATGTAGAAATATTAGTGCATTTACCTGGCGGAATTTCTCCAGACAAAACCATTGATGCACTCTATGCATTCACAAATTGTGAGTCTTCAATATCACCTTTAGGATGTGTGATTGAAGATAATAAACCCCTATTTGTGGGCGTAACCGAAATGTTGAGACGCTCAACAGACCATACAGTTGAGCTACTTAAAAGTGAATTGGAAATTAAATTAGGCGAGTTTGAAGAACAATGGCATTTCGCATCTCTTGAGCGAATTTTTATTGAAAAACGAATCTATCGAGATATTGAGGAAGAAGAAACTTGGGATGGCGTAATCAATGCAATTGATAAAGGTCTACAACCACACATCAAGCACTTAAAACGTGAGATTACAGTTGATGACATTACAAGACTTACCGAAATTAGGATAAAACGTATTTCTAAATTTGATATCGATAAGGCCCAACAAAAAATTGACGCTTTAGAAGATCAAATTGCTGAGGTGAAACATCACTTGGCAAACTTAATTGCATATGCGATTGCTTATTTTCAACGTCTCAAAAAAGATTATGGAGCAGGAAGAGAACGCAAGACAGAGTTAAGAGCTTTTGAAGATGTTGATGCAACAAAAGTGATTATTAGAAACACTAAACTTTATGTCAACAGAGCCGAAGGTTTTATTGGCACCTCTCTTAAAAGAGATGAATATGTTTGTGATTGCAGTGACATTGATGACATTATCGTATTTACCAACGATGGTAAAATGATGGTGACCAAAGTAGATAGCAAAACCTTTATTGGCAAGGATATTATTCATGTTGCAGTCTTTAAAAAGAAAGACAAGCGTACAATTTATAATATGATTTATCGTGATGGCTCTAAAGGAGCGACTTATGTTAAGCGTTTTGCGGTGACATCAATGACAAGGGATAAAGAATACGATTTGACCAATGGCACCAAAGGTTCTAAGCTATGGTATTTTTCTGCGAATCCTAATGGAGAAGCAGAGGTTATTACAATTTATCTGCGTCAAGTTGGAAGTATTAAAAAATTAAAATGGGATTTGGATTTTGCTGAGGTCTTGATTAAGGGACGAACATCAAAAGGAAACCGAGTCACAAAACATCCAGTTAAAAAAATCGAACTTAAGGAAAAAGGGGTTTCTACTTTAAAACCTCGTAAAATATGGTTTGACGATACAGTTCAACGACTTAATGTTGATGAAAGAGGTGATTTAATAGGAGAGTTTAGAGGAGAAGACCGATTGCTAATTATTTTACAGTCTGGTGTTGTAAAAACAATTTTACCAGAGCTAACGACACATTTTGATGATGACATGATTGTTTTAGAAAAATGGATTCCTAAAAAACCAATATCTGTAATCTATTATAATGGAGAAAAGGAAATGTATTATGTGAAACGTTTCTTAATAGATAATGAAGGTAAAGAAGAATTATTCATTTCTGAACATCCAGATTCCCAACTGGAAATCGTATCTACAGATTGGAAGCCAATGGCAGAGATTGAATATAAAAAGGAGCGTGGTAAAGACCGTAAGGAAAACGAAACGGTAAATCTTGAAGAATTTATTGCAATTAAAGGGATTACTGCTTTAGGTAACCAATTAACTAAAGATAAAATAAACCAAGTGAGCTTATTAGACCCTTTACCTCATGAAGAGCCTGAAGAGGTGCCAGCAGAAGAAATTGAAGTAGTTGACGAGACTGTTGAAGGCGAAACCGAGGACACTGAAAAAAGCTCAATTTCCGAAGTGAATAAAAACAAATCAACTTCATCAAATAATGAGGATGATGACGATTTGGATATTGATGACAAAGGACAAGTCACTTTATTTTAA
- a CDS encoding DNA topoisomerase IV subunit B: protein MSQETKYTEENIRSLDWKEHIRMRPGMYIGKLGDGSSPDDGIYILVKEVLDNSIDEYVMGAGKTIEISIQGNKVIVRDYGRGIPLGKVVDVVSKMNTGGKYDSRAFKKSVGLNGVGTKAVNALSNYFRVESTRDGKSASAEFEQGNLTHEELLDDTSRRKGTKVSFIPDEAIFKNYKYRNEYVSKMLKNYVYLNPGLTIVFNGEKYFSENGLKDLLSDNINESDRLYDIIHLKGEDIEVALTHSKTQYSEEYHSFVNGQNTTQGGTHLAAYREALVKTIRDFYGKNYEASDIRKSVVSAISIKVMEPVFESQTKTKLGSTDMGGELPTVRTYINDFLKRYLDNYLHKNPIAAEKIQRKILQAERERKELSGIRKLAKDRAKKASLHNKKLRDCRVHFGDTKNERNLETTLFITEGDSASGSITKSRDVNTQAVFSLKGKPLNCYGLSKKIVYENEEFNLLQAALNIEDSMEDLRYNNVVIATDADVDGMHIRLLLITFFLQFFPEVIKEGHLYILQTPLFRVRNKKETIYCYSEEERRDAIEKLKPKPEITRFKGLGEISPDEFVHFIGEDIRLDPVMLDKDMSIEELLSFYMGKNTPTRQEFIIDNLKVELDIIEE from the coding sequence ATGTCTCAAGAAACCAAATATACCGAAGAAAACATACGCTCGCTCGATTGGAAAGAACACATTCGTATGCGTCCAGGTATGTATATTGGTAAATTGGGTGATGGCTCATCTCCAGATGACGGGATTTATATTCTTGTTAAAGAAGTACTTGACAATTCTATTGACGAATACGTCATGGGAGCAGGGAAAACGATAGAGATTTCCATTCAAGGCAATAAAGTGATTGTAAGAGATTATGGTCGTGGTATCCCGTTAGGGAAAGTGGTAGATGTCGTTTCTAAGATGAACACGGGTGGAAAGTACGATTCTCGAGCGTTTAAAAAATCGGTAGGTTTAAATGGTGTTGGTACCAAAGCGGTAAATGCATTATCCAATTATTTTAGAGTAGAATCTACAAGAGATGGTAAATCGGCTTCTGCGGAATTTGAGCAAGGAAACCTTACCCACGAAGAATTGCTCGACGATACATCCCGAAGAAAAGGAACAAAAGTCTCTTTCATACCAGACGAAGCCATTTTTAAAAATTACAAGTACCGAAACGAGTATGTCTCCAAAATGCTCAAAAACTATGTGTATTTAAATCCCGGATTAACCATTGTTTTTAACGGTGAGAAATATTTTAGTGAAAATGGACTTAAAGATTTATTATCAGATAATATTAATGAAAGCGATCGCCTTTACGACATCATCCATCTCAAAGGAGAAGACATTGAAGTAGCGTTAACACACAGTAAAACACAATATAGCGAAGAATATCACAGTTTTGTAAACGGTCAGAACACAACCCAAGGAGGAACACATCTAGCAGCCTATAGAGAAGCATTGGTCAAAACCATTCGTGATTTCTACGGAAAAAACTACGAAGCGTCTGATATTAGGAAATCTGTCGTATCTGCGATTTCGATAAAGGTCATGGAGCCCGTTTTTGAAAGTCAGACGAAAACAAAACTTGGTTCTACAGATATGGGAGGTGAATTGCCTACCGTACGAACGTATATCAATGATTTTTTAAAGCGCTATCTCGATAATTATTTACATAAGAATCCTATTGCTGCGGAAAAAATCCAGCGTAAGATCCTGCAGGCAGAACGCGAGCGTAAAGAACTTTCAGGAATTAGAAAATTGGCAAAGGACAGGGCTAAAAAAGCCAGTCTTCACAATAAAAAATTAAGAGATTGCAGAGTTCATTTTGGTGATACAAAAAACGAACGTAATCTTGAGACTACATTGTTTATAACAGAGGGAGATTCCGCATCTGGTAGTATTACAAAATCTAGGGATGTCAACACCCAGGCGGTTTTCAGTTTAAAGGGAAAACCTTTAAATTGCTATGGTTTGAGCAAAAAAATAGTCTATGAAAATGAAGAATTTAATTTGCTTCAAGCAGCATTGAACATTGAAGATTCAATGGAAGATTTGCGCTACAACAATGTCGTTATAGCCACAGATGCAGATGTTGATGGGATGCACATTAGGTTATTGTTGATTACATTTTTTCTTCAGTTTTTTCCAGAAGTGATTAAAGAAGGTCATTTGTATATTTTACAAACCCCATTGTTTAGGGTGCGTAATAAAAAGGAGACGATCTATTGTTATTCCGAAGAAGAAAGAAGGGACGCCATTGAGAAATTAAAACCTAAACCAGAAATTACACGATTTAAAGGTCTAGGAGAAATTTCTCCAGATGAGTTTGTTCATTTTATTGGTGAAGATATTAGATTAGATCCAGTAATGTTGGATAAAGATATGTCTATAGAGGAGTTGTTGTCTTTCTATATGGGAAAAAACACACCAACACGTCAGGAATTTATTATTGATAATTTAAAAGTTGAATTAGATATCATTGAGGAATAA
- a CDS encoding phosphatase PAP2 family protein, translating into MQRILVIILILLSLNINAQQSTSPYEWDWTRDGIWTGAALAGSAGGFLIIQNKEPFTELELENFRNNIDDINGIDRWAAGNFSEDASKISDIPFAISFAAPFALLLDGKANDHAGQLFGIYIESLATTSTLFTISAGLTNRARPYAYSEEAPLNRRLSTSATRSFYSGHVAATSTATFFAAKVFQDFNPDSRAIPYVWAGAALLPAAVGYYRIEAGQHFLTDVLLGYTLGGIGWLLYPRIA; encoded by the coding sequence ATGCAAAGAATACTTGTTATAATCTTAATCTTATTATCATTAAATATTAATGCGCAACAAAGTACCTCTCCTTATGAATGGGATTGGACGCGTGATGGTATTTGGACAGGTGCTGCTTTAGCAGGTAGTGCTGGTGGTTTTTTGATTATTCAAAATAAAGAACCGTTTACCGAACTTGAACTTGAAAATTTTAGAAATAATATTGATGATATAAACGGTATTGACCGTTGGGCTGCAGGAAACTTCTCAGAAGATGCCAGTAAAATAAGTGATATCCCTTTTGCAATATCCTTTGCTGCACCTTTTGCACTTTTGCTGGATGGTAAGGCTAATGATCACGCAGGACAATTATTTGGTATTTATATAGAGAGTCTTGCAACAACGTCAACACTATTTACAATTTCCGCAGGATTGACCAATAGAGCCAGACCTTATGCATATAGCGAAGAGGCACCACTTAATAGACGCTTAAGCACATCTGCAACACGATCATTTTACTCAGGTCATGTTGCTGCGACTTCAACAGCTACGTTTTTTGCAGCGAAAGTGTTTCAGGATTTTAACCCAGACTCCAGAGCCATTCCTTACGTTTGGGCTGGTGCAGCTTTACTACCTGCAGCTGTGGGATATTATAGAATAGAAGCTGGTCAACATTTTTTGACCGATGTACTTTTAGGGTATACTTTAGGGGGCATTGGCTGGTTATTATATCCCAGAATTGCATAA